The following coding sequences are from one Candidatus Bathyarchaeota archaeon window:
- a CDS encoding CoA transferase, whose translation MSHSVVEVPLKGIRVLDLSRVLTGPFCSMILADLGAEVLKVEMPGEGDDTRTYPPFIGGMSSYFMSVNRGKKSITLDLKKAEAREALYRLAERCDIFLENFRPGVTARLGIDYETIRKVNPRIIYCSISSFGQTGPYASWPGYDIIIQGMGGLMGITGEPGRPPVRVGIAITDIGAGMWAAIAILAALRVRDKAGIGQYIDISLLDGVVSWMTYAAGIYFATGRPPERMGSAHPSMVPYQAFEAGDGKYLLIAAGNDRLWATLCQGMGLEGLIDDPRFSTMDRRVENRGELIPILEKEFRKRPRDSWLERLRELGFPCGPVYTLDEVFNDPHVLSRGMLIEMDHPEAGKIKQIGPPIKLSETPCIVGSPPPRLGEHTEGVLKEVAGYTDEEIERLRRASAI comes from the coding sequence ATGTCGCACTCGGTTGTGGAGGTTCCCCTTAAGGGGATAAGGGTCCTGGACCTGAGTAGGGTTCTCACAGGCCCCTTCTGCTCTATGATCCTAGCAGACCTCGGGGCCGAGGTGTTAAAGGTTGAGATGCCTGGGGAGGGCGATGATACGCGTACATACCCACCATTCATAGGGGGCATGAGCAGCTATTTCATGTCTGTGAATCGGGGGAAGAAGAGCATAACCTTGGATCTGAAGAAGGCTGAGGCCAGGGAGGCCCTGTACAGGCTTGCGGAGAGGTGCGACATCTTCCTCGAGAACTTCAGGCCTGGAGTCACAGCCCGCTTAGGGATAGATTATGAGACTATCCGTAAGGTTAACCCGAGAATAATATACTGCAGCATCTCGAGCTTCGGGCAGACCGGTCCATACGCCTCCTGGCCAGGATACGATATAATAATCCAGGGGATGGGGGGCCTCATGGGGATAACTGGAGAGCCGGGCAGACCCCCAGTCAGGGTTGGCATAGCGATAACCGATATAGGGGCGGGCATGTGGGCCGCGATAGCCATACTAGCCGCCCTTAGGGTGAGAGACAAGGCCGGTATAGGACAGTATATAGATATCTCCCTGCTGGATGGAGTAGTCTCCTGGATGACCTACGCGGCTGGAATATACTTCGCTACTGGGAGGCCTCCGGAGAGGATGGGGTCAGCCCATCCGAGCATGGTCCCATATCAGGCCTTCGAGGCCGGAGACGGGAAATACCTCCTCATAGCAGCGGGGAATGATAGGCTCTGGGCCACCCTATGCCAGGGCATGGGGCTTGAGGGCTTGATAGACGACCCGAGGTTCTCAACAATGGATAGGAGGGTTGAGAACAGGGGCGAGCTCATACCCATATTAGAGAAGGAGTTCAGGAAGAGGCCGAGGGACAGCTGGCTGGAGAGGCTGAGGGAGTTGGGCTTCCCATGCGGACCCGTATACACCCTGGATGAGGTTTTCAATGATCCCCATGTGCTGAGCAGGGGGATGCTGATAGAGATGGATCACCCAGAGGCTGGGAAGATAAAGCAGATAGGCCCACCTATCAAGCTGTCAGAGACCCCATGCATCGTTGGCTCTCCACCACCCAGGCTCGGCGAGCACACAGAAGGGGTCCTTAAAGAGGTCGCGGGCTACACAGATGAGGAGATAGAGCGGCTTAGAAGAGCTTCAGCAATATAA
- a CDS encoding FAD-dependent oxidoreductase has product MSLEVESDVLVIGSGGAGLRAAIEAEAQGASVVVASKAPAGMNNSTAVSGGGFRAPMGGLSRDEYIRDTLEVGKWINDRKLVEVMAGEAEERLLELRRFGVEVREREGGIYVEGRGGAQGMGLTIPLQEYARSRGVRFLDNVIVTRLIIDDGRVVGAVGYDAHGDRPIIFSSGAVVLATGGAGALYKRTDCPTRTTGDGYSLAFDAGAMLRDMEFVQFYPIALAEEGAPPYLIGGYLTEEGHIVNNIGEDIPEKHGVKARPLALKSRDLLSRAVMIEILEGRGVEGAVLLDAREAIRCLGERGWFSTGTYRFFVEALKADERPLKVAPVSHFCMGGVIIDTDGSTGIQGLYAAGEVVGGVHGSNRHGGNALTEAIVFGARAGAAAAAHERPFPRRDIKSLASSEIGRYETIRRGEGLDPNVVMNRLKEVMWEKAGIVRGETGLREALHEVERLKEMESGLRASSGRKMLEVLEVSMALRVAEMIIRSALERRESRGAHYRVDYPEESEEWLRMVVVGRGYEGSMSLITRPI; this is encoded by the coding sequence ATGAGCCTTGAGGTGGAGTCCGATGTCCTAGTCATCGGCTCGGGAGGGGCTGGGCTTAGGGCGGCGATAGAGGCTGAGGCCCAGGGCGCCTCCGTGGTTGTGGCCTCTAAGGCTCCGGCTGGGATGAACAACTCCACCGCCGTGAGTGGGGGAGGCTTCAGAGCCCCCATGGGAGGCCTATCTAGGGATGAGTACATCAGAGACACTTTGGAGGTGGGCAAGTGGATAAACGACCGTAAATTAGTGGAGGTCATGGCCGGTGAGGCGGAGGAGCGCCTACTCGAACTAAGGCGATTCGGGGTTGAGGTGAGGGAGAGGGAGGGGGGAATATATGTGGAGGGGCGTGGAGGGGCTCAGGGGATGGGGCTCACCATCCCCCTCCAAGAGTACGCAAGATCTAGAGGGGTTAGGTTCCTCGACAACGTGATAGTGACGAGGCTGATTATTGATGATGGGAGGGTGGTGGGGGCAGTCGGCTACGACGCCCATGGAGACAGGCCCATAATCTTCTCCTCAGGGGCTGTAGTCCTGGCCACCGGGGGTGCGGGGGCTCTATATAAGCGGACCGACTGCCCTACCAGGACCACGGGGGATGGCTACAGCCTAGCCTTCGACGCAGGAGCCATGCTCAGGGATATGGAGTTCGTCCAGTTCTACCCGATCGCCCTTGCGGAGGAAGGGGCACCACCATACCTGATAGGAGGCTACCTAACGGAGGAGGGCCACATCGTAAACAACATAGGCGAGGATATCCCCGAGAAGCACGGCGTCAAGGCGAGGCCCCTCGCCCTCAAGTCCAGGGATCTCCTATCAAGGGCGGTGATGATAGAGATCCTAGAGGGGAGGGGGGTTGAAGGGGCGGTTCTTCTAGACGCGAGGGAGGCCATAAGGTGCCTCGGAGAAAGGGGATGGTTCTCAACCGGAACATATAGATTCTTCGTAGAGGCCCTCAAGGCTGATGAGAGGCCCCTTAAGGTGGCACCTGTGTCCCACTTCTGCATGGGCGGAGTCATCATCGACACGGATGGATCAACCGGGATTCAAGGCCTATACGCGGCTGGAGAGGTTGTGGGCGGGGTCCACGGTTCTAATAGGCATGGCGGGAACGCCCTCACTGAGGCGATCGTCTTTGGAGCCAGAGCAGGAGCAGCAGCGGCCGCTCATGAGAGGCCCTTCCCTAGGAGAGACATCAAATCCCTGGCTTCCTCAGAGATAGGGAGGTATGAGACCATTAGAAGAGGCGAAGGATTGGATCCTAATGTTGTGATGAACAGGCTTAAGGAGGTTATGTGGGAGAAGGCGGGGATAGTCAGGGGGGAAACGGGTCTCAGGGAGGCTCTCCACGAGGTGGAAAGGCTGAAAGAAATGGAGTCTGGGCTGAGGGCCTCGTCTGGGAGGAAGATGCTCGAGGTTCTTGAGGTCTCCATGGCCCTGAGGGTAGCGGAGATGATCATAAGGTCGGCCCTGGAGAGAAGGGAGAGCAGAGGGGCCCACTACAGGGTCGACTATCCAGAGGAGAGCGAAGAATGGCTGAGGATGGTGGTTGTCGGTAGGGGTTATGAGGGATCCATGAGCCTCATAACAAGGCCCATCTAA
- a CDS encoding M20 family metallopeptidase, which yields MSDKEALRRIDLGYCHRVLEEMVSIPSEVNKEGELAEYLRDELEALGMETRLQEVETRRFNVIAVHRYPSSGPLLMYNGHLDTVPVCEGWTKDPFKPFVKGSYLYGLGSLDMKAGMACILAHLRAVIEAEAPLTGTLAFTGVVDEEGHSKGARALLKTEMAKADAVIIGEPYTGIGERGIPLGITGKILYELTVRGRAAHGFSPHLGINAVEEAARILVNLDKLELRSHPNFGKGNLCTLKIEGGYKVYSVVVPDRCRVEVNRLLVPGESTSTAIEDMRRLISSLGLRGEVEVGLKPPYYEPFEMDKGLPIVRVFSEAFGEVYGRPPDFQYAKSITDGNVFMGEGGIPTIHFGPGGAGAHQPDEHVDLSTLNSTIKVYIKTTQRFLSDKSRT from the coding sequence GTGTCAGATAAGGAGGCTCTTCGAAGGATCGATCTGGGATACTGCCATAGGGTTCTAGAGGAGATGGTATCTATCCCCTCGGAAGTCAACAAAGAGGGGGAGTTGGCGGAGTATCTGAGGGATGAGCTGGAGGCCCTTGGGATGGAGACCCGCCTCCAGGAGGTGGAGACCCGGCGCTTCAACGTTATAGCGGTCCATCGATATCCAAGCTCAGGCCCCCTCCTAATGTATAACGGACACCTCGACACAGTCCCGGTCTGTGAGGGATGGACCAAAGACCCCTTCAAGCCCTTTGTGAAGGGATCATATCTGTACGGGTTGGGGTCATTGGACATGAAGGCTGGTATGGCATGTATCCTAGCTCATCTCAGGGCGGTCATAGAGGCCGAGGCCCCCTTGACAGGAACGCTGGCATTCACGGGGGTTGTGGATGAGGAAGGCCACTCGAAGGGGGCGAGGGCCCTATTGAAGACGGAGATGGCGAAGGCCGATGCTGTGATAATAGGGGAGCCATACACAGGGATTGGGGAGAGGGGCATCCCATTGGGCATAACCGGGAAGATCCTATACGAGCTCACGGTGAGGGGGAGGGCAGCCCACGGCTTCTCCCCTCACCTCGGGATCAACGCCGTTGAGGAGGCAGCCCGCATACTGGTAAACCTAGATAAGTTGGAGTTGAGGAGCCACCCCAACTTCGGAAAGGGGAACCTCTGCACATTGAAGATCGAGGGGGGATACAAGGTCTACTCGGTCGTCGTCCCAGATAGGTGCAGGGTCGAGGTGAACAGGCTTCTGGTGCCAGGTGAATCCACATCCACAGCCATAGAGGATATGAGAAGGCTAATATCCTCCCTAGGCCTGAGGGGCGAGGTTGAGGTTGGGCTTAAGCCCCCCTACTACGAGCCCTTTGAGATGGATAAAGGCCTACCGATAGTCAGGGTCTTCTCTGAGGCTTTCGGGGAGGTCTATGGAAGGCCTCCAGATTTCCAATATGCAAAGAGCATCACAGATGGAAACGTCTTCATGGGGGAGGGGGGGATCCCAACAATCCATTTCGGTCCGGGTGGAGCTGGAGCCCACCAGCCAGATGAGCACGTCGATCTGAGCACCTTAAACTCAACAATAAAGGTCTACATAAAGACGACCCAAAGGTTCCTCTCAGATAAGTCTAGAACTTAA
- a CDS encoding OsmC family protein, with protein MSEERPFRVELSLEKGFRFRAEFGLEGVPSLYLDEPKPLGEGSGPNASMLLAAAVGNCLSASLLYCLRRSRIEVSKLEAKAEGIIARNERGRWRVKELSVELNPIIEGDHQKEMERCIGIFEDFCIVTESIRKGIPVKVKINYK; from the coding sequence ATGTCTGAGGAGAGGCCCTTCAGGGTTGAGCTGAGCCTAGAGAAGGGGTTCAGGTTCAGGGCGGAGTTCGGCCTTGAGGGGGTTCCGAGCCTTTATCTAGACGAGCCCAAGCCCCTTGGAGAGGGATCAGGCCCAAATGCATCAATGCTCCTCGCGGCCGCTGTGGGAAACTGCCTGAGCGCCAGCCTCCTATACTGCCTGAGAAGGTCTAGGATAGAGGTATCCAAGCTGGAGGCAAAGGCCGAGGGGATCATAGCCAGAAATGAGAGGGGTAGATGGAGAGTAAAGGAGCTGAGCGTCGAGTTGAACCCAATAATTGAAGGAGATCACCAGAAGGAGATGGAGAGATGCATAGGCATCTTCGAGGACTTCTGCATTGTAACCGAAAGCATTAGAAAGGGAATTCCAGTAAAGGTTAAAATTAATTACAAATAA
- a CDS encoding 4Fe-4S dicluster domain-containing protein, with the protein MKRLLVRAESCAGCRFCEMVCSFSHEGRFSPSLSRITVIKEDRFGFDYPIFCRLCESCPPADSCPSRALGRSPEGTLMLDEEACSGCGTCLKACPHTALKIGEASKPIFCDLCGGRPRCVERCPTGALSYEEVEEFDEKPIEALKRLMERWGIHA; encoded by the coding sequence TTGAAAAGGCTACTGGTTAGGGCTGAGAGTTGTGCAGGGTGCAGGTTCTGTGAGATGGTATGCTCATTCAGCCATGAGGGGAGGTTTTCGCCCAGTCTGTCCCGAATAACCGTTATTAAAGAGGATAGGTTCGGGTTTGACTATCCCATCTTCTGCCGCCTATGCGAATCCTGTCCTCCAGCAGATTCATGCCCGAGTAGGGCTCTGGGCAGGTCGCCGGAAGGGACTCTGATGCTGGATGAGGAGGCCTGCTCGGGTTGCGGGACCTGCCTTAAGGCCTGCCCCCACACTGCCCTGAAGATTGGAGAGGCATCCAAGCCCATCTTCTGCGACCTCTGCGGTGGAAGACCCAGATGCGTTGAGAGATGCCCCACAGGGGCCCTCTCCTATGAGGAGGTGGAGGAGTTCGATGAGAAACCAATCGAGGCCTTGAAAAGGCTCATGGAGAGGTGGGGTATCCATGCCTAG